CTACCAGCCAGAGCGTGGCGTGGTCTATCTTGCGGCCCGGAGCCGGCTTGTCGTCCCCGTCGATGCACTGGACGGTAATCACGACATGGGCGGGCGTGATCGTTGCGCGCAGCAGGACCTTGCCCTTCTGCTTCTCGTTGTTCGGGCCGATGAAGCCGCCGAAAGCGCTGAGCAGTGCCGCCACCGCCATCATTTCCAGAGCGCCGTGATGTTCCGGAACGAGATGGTCCAGCGCGTTTCCATGCAGTTCGACGGTAACGCCGTGGTGGCGCACGTTCGACTTGGTGGCCGCGATCGCCCTGTCGAGCGCGCTGCGCACGTTGAGCCCGGTCACGTCCTTGTCACCGTTGCGGCCGAACCAGCGGAAAAGACCCAGGATGAAGGCCGCCACTTCCGTGTGAGAGGAAACCCGGCTTACGCGGTCCAGCAGCTGCTTGCGGCTTTCCGCATCGATGTCGAGCTGCTCGACGATGTAGCGCATGTTGCCGTTCGCCATCGAGATGACGTTGAGCGGCTGGGCAAGGTCATGCAGCATTCCACTGGTGATGCGGCCCAGGAGCAGGTCGCGCGTGACGGGGACCAGACCGTCTTCTCCCCAGGCCAGCAGGCGCGCGTCCACCATTGCGAGATGCCGCGCCAGCCCGGCGCCGAGGAACGCCGCGCACAGCGAACCGATGAGGATCGCCGCTGTCGCCATCGGGCCGCTCATCAGGAGAAGGCCGCAGAAGCTAGCGGTTGCCAGAAGCAGCGCGACCACCCAGCTCCAGCGCGGGGCGCGCAGAAGGACCGGAACCAGACCGCGCGAAACGAACGCAGCCGAAGCGATGAGGATCAGCAGGGTCCAGTAAGCGGGGGAGGTCCGGGCTTCGGGCATGAACAGCAAGGTGACTGCGAGAATGCCCGAAATTATCAGCGCCTTCAGGGTCTTGTGCAGAACGAACAGGGCGCCGGCGGCCGCCGCGCCGATCAGGCCGGCAGCCGGAGCGAAGGCCGAGGTGAAACCCAGGCACAAGGCGCAGACTGCGATTGCGGCGGGATAGAAGCGGGTTCCATCCTCCCAGGCGCGAAGCCGCGTTCCCAGGCTGGAAGCGCGTGCATTGCGGCGGCCGTCGTCCGGGGCCTGTTCTGAAGCGAGGTCGGGCCGAGGCGCCTCCGCGGGAGACGCGGCGGGCACGAATTCGACGACGTTGTTACTAGAAAGGTCCATGTTCGATCTGCCCCCCGGCGGACGCTGGGTCTCCGGAACAAGGATGGTCGATGTGGGCTGCCCCCGGTCGACCTGAAGATTGCGGAATGTCCTTGCATCTCGCAACTGCGAAGGAAAGAGAAAATAAATTCACGTTAGGTCGTAAGTAAATCAGCTAACGGTCATTTTCATCATGTCGCCGAAAAGGCGATTACAAAATGTTAATCCCCTGAAAAATCGCACTTCACGCCTCAAATCGCCAGGTGTGCATATGTGTGCCAATTCGCAACAGGCTGGTTGAATGCCTAAATTGCCATTGCGTCTGCATCCATTTTCGCCCTCAATGCTGCAATTCGGAACACGGGAAAGAACCGATCCGAACATGTTCGCTTGGGTTGCAGTTCCATCTGCGACGAGTTGAACTGCTGGATTGCCGCGCAATTTGCTCGAGCAAGACAAGGAAGCGCGTTGTCCTCAAGTTGAGCCGGACAATCGACTTGCGACGATTCCCCTCGCATCGGCTATTTCTCCATATCGGATGAATTCCGAGAACCGCTATCATCCATACGCAAGACGGCGATTGCGTCCGTTCATCGACGTAGAAATCTCCACATCGGATCGTCGGGGCAGTCGATCCGGTTTGCGTAAGCGCAAGGGATAGGGGGAATTTGGCATGCGCCTTGGTTCGAAAGCGAAGCTCACAATCGGCGTCGGCCTGATTGCTGCTTGCAGCTTCGCTTTTCTTGGCGTGCGTGAGCTCGGCCGGGCTGCGAAGCCGGTGGCGGATGCCGCCGCACGGGTCCCTTCGGGCAAGCCGGAACCGGCGCTTGCAGTGCTTGCCGCCACCACGCGTGACATCAGGACGGGTGAGACGATCACCGCCGACATGATCCGCAATGCGAAGTCCGATCCGGCGAAGTTCCCCACCGCTGTAACACCTGCCGAGATCATCGGAAAAGTGGCGACACGGGACATCCAGGGCAATTCGCTGATCCCGCGCACGGCCATCGCGCAGGAAACCAAGCTCGCGATCCGGGTGCCGATCGGCATGCGCGCCATCAGTATCGACACGACGGCGGAAATCGCCGTGGCCGGACTGGTCCGGCCAGGTGACCGGGTGGACGTGCAGGTGGTCTATCCGGGCGAGGATGCCCTGAGCGGCGCGCGGGCAAATGGCGTCAGCCGCGCGCGCACGCTCCTGCAGCGGGTTCCCGTGCTGGCCGTGGGCGAGGCTGTCGTCGGCGCCCAGCCGGCCGGCGCTGTCGAAGGCGCGGTGAGCGCCGAGCCGCCTCCGGCACGCACGGTAACCCTGGCACTTTCGCCCGAGCAGGTTTCCGAGCTTTCGCTCGCGAAGAGCACGGGCGCGCTCTACCTGTCACTGCGCAACCCTGAGGACAATGTGGAAGTCGCGGTGGCGCAGGCTGCCTCGATGTCCATTCCCAGGACCGCGCCCGCCTATGCCGCGCCGCGTCCGATGCAGGTCCAGGCGCCAAGGCCGCGCCCGGCAGCCCGGCCCGCATCCCGCCCTAAAACAAGCCAGCCCTCCGGGTCGCAACCCATCGAACTGGTGGTCGGAGGAAATAGCCAAGTCATCTATTCGGGGAGTGGATCGCGTTGAAAGCCATGATTGCCTCCTGCCTGCTGGCCTGCGCGTCGACGCTGGCCCCGGCCTTCGCGCATGCGCAGGAACAGGAGAGCCTGCAAGTCGACGATCAACGCACCCTGTCCTTCCCCAAGGCAATCGGCCGGGTGGAAGTCAGCCGCGAAAACGTGATCGGCATTTCGGCGCCTACGGCGCAGTCGCTGCGGATCAAGGCGTTGGCGACCGGGGATGCGCTCCTGACCGTCTTCGCGCAGGACGGCACCGTGCTGGGCGAGCGAAACGTGCGGGTCGGCGCGCCGGGAATGTCGGCGCAGAACGCGAACTATCGTCCGGGCGAGAAGGTCGTTGCGGTGGACGTCCAGTTCGCAGCCGTGTCCAGTTCCACGCTCAAGGCGCTGGGGTTCAGTTTCTCGAAGCTGGCCGGAGATCTGCAGG
The DNA window shown above is from Novosphingobium sp. RL4 and carries:
- the cpaB gene encoding Flp pilus assembly protein CpaB, which encodes MRLGSKAKLTIGVGLIAACSFAFLGVRELGRAAKPVADAAARVPSGKPEPALAVLAATTRDIRTGETITADMIRNAKSDPAKFPTAVTPAEIIGKVATRDIQGNSLIPRTAIAQETKLAIRVPIGMRAISIDTTAEIAVAGLVRPGDRVDVQVVYPGEDALSGARANGVSRARTLLQRVPVLAVGEAVVGAQPAGAVEGAVSAEPPPARTVTLALSPEQVSELSLAKSTGALYLSLRNPEDNVEVAVAQAASMSIPRTAPAYAAPRPMQVQAPRPRPAARPASRPKTSQPSGSQPIELVVGGNSQVIYSGSGSR